In Fibrobacter sp. UWB5, a single window of DNA contains:
- a CDS encoding metal ABC transporter substrate-binding protein: MKKIAFIASIFALLTLFIACNSDSEKKNPEQAASNSKKISVVATIYPQYAWLKEILGNQADSLDLTLLIKNGMDLHSYKPSAADIATIAKADMIVYVGGESDEWIHKALEATPNEKRVQVNLLEALGDRVKAEEIVEGMQAEEEHEHHEHADEHEAHEDHHEHEAHAEEIENDEHVWLSLKNAEILVMALADAISKADTAHAMEYHMNAGLYIAKISALDAQYRAAMDSVTHKTVLFGDRFPFRYLVDDYGIKYYAAFVGCSAESEASFETVAFLANKMDSLALPAIFTIDGGNGKIAQAVLAASKKSKTAEVLTLNSMQSIKTSQMDSANYLDIMRENLEVIKKALK, from the coding sequence ATGAAGAAGATTGCATTCATTGCATCTATTTTTGCGCTACTTACACTCTTTATAGCGTGCAACTCGGATTCCGAAAAGAAGAATCCGGAACAGGCGGCAAGCAACAGCAAAAAGATTTCCGTTGTCGCCACCATTTACCCGCAGTACGCCTGGCTCAAGGAAATCCTGGGCAACCAGGCCGATTCCCTGGACCTGACGCTCCTGATCAAGAACGGCATGGACTTGCACAGTTACAAGCCCTCGGCAGCCGACATCGCCACAATCGCCAAGGCCGACATGATCGTGTACGTCGGCGGCGAATCGGACGAATGGATTCACAAGGCCCTTGAGGCAACGCCCAACGAAAAGCGCGTGCAGGTGAACTTGCTCGAGGCTTTGGGTGACCGCGTCAAGGCCGAAGAAATCGTCGAAGGCATGCAAGCCGAAGAGGAACATGAACACCATGAGCATGCCGATGAACATGAGGCTCACGAAGATCATCACGAGCACGAAGCTCACGCCGAAGAAATCGAAAACGATGAACACGTCTGGCTCTCGCTGAAGAATGCCGAAATCCTGGTGATGGCCCTCGCAGACGCCATTTCAAAAGCAGATACGGCTCACGCCATGGAATACCACATGAACGCAGGCCTTTACATCGCAAAGATCAGCGCCCTGGATGCCCAATACCGCGCCGCGATGGATAGCGTCACCCACAAGACAGTCCTGTTCGGCGACAGGTTCCCGTTTCGTTATCTGGTGGACGATTATGGCATTAAGTATTATGCCGCGTTTGTTGGCTGTTCCGCCGAAAGCGAGGCAAGTTTCGAGACGGTCGCCTTCCTCGCCAACAAAATGGATTCGTTAGCGCTGCCCGCCATCTTCACGATCGACGGTGGCAACGGCAAGATCGCACAGGCCGTACTTGCCGCAAGCAAAAAGTCCAAGACCGCCGAGGTGCTTACGCTTAATTCGATGCAGTCCATCAAGACTTCGCAGATGGATTCCGCAAACTACCTCGACATTATGCGCGAAAATCTTGAAGTGATCAAAAAGGCTTTGAAGTAG
- a CDS encoding metal ABC transporter ATP-binding protein, whose amino-acid sequence MVLIKCRQLTLGYGNKDIVSDFDYDINAGEYLCIVGRNGSGKTTLLRGISGLLSPKSGSIELCDGLTRNQIGYLPQITNVQKDFPASVEEIVLSAFQGKKGLLPFYKRAHRERAMECMALTRTESLRKACFRELSGGQRQRVLLARALCAAERLLLLDEPVTGLDPESTESMYRIISDLHKSGMTIIMVTHDLEAAHRESSRILDFDPIEDRRG is encoded by the coding sequence ATGGTTTTGATTAAGTGCCGTCAATTGACACTTGGGTACGGGAACAAAGATATCGTGAGCGATTTCGACTACGATATTAATGCAGGAGAATACCTTTGCATCGTGGGTCGCAACGGTTCCGGAAAGACCACGCTTTTGCGCGGCATTTCGGGGCTGCTTTCGCCCAAGAGTGGAAGTATCGAATTGTGCGACGGCCTTACACGAAACCAGATTGGCTACTTGCCGCAAATCACGAACGTGCAGAAAGATTTTCCGGCGTCGGTCGAAGAAATCGTGCTCTCGGCGTTCCAGGGTAAAAAAGGACTCTTGCCGTTTTACAAGAGGGCCCACCGGGAACGCGCCATGGAGTGCATGGCGCTTACGCGGACCGAAAGTTTGCGCAAGGCCTGCTTCCGCGAACTTTCGGGGGGCCAAAGGCAACGCGTGCTTTTGGCCCGGGCCCTCTGCGCCGCCGAACGTTTGCTGTTGCTCGACGAACCCGTCACCGGCCTCGATCCGGAATCAACAGAATCCATGTACCGAATCATTAGCGACTTGCACAAGAGTGGCATGACCATCATCATGGTGACGCACGATCTCGAAGCCGCCCACAGAGAATCCAGCCGCATTCTGGATTTCGATCCCATCGAAGATAGGAGAGGATAG
- a CDS encoding metal ABC transporter permease, whose product MPELLDKLFFYLDFPFVRYAIIVGVLVSLCSSLLGVTLVLKRYSYIGDGLSHVAFGALSIAAVLKVTNNMLIILPITIAVAVLLLCSGKKAKVKGDAAIAMVSVGALAIGYLLMNIFSTSANISGDVCTTLFGSTSILTLKVEEVYLCVALSIAVLTVFVIFYHKIFAITFDENFAQATGVRVMLYNILVAVIIAVIIVLAMNLVGALLVSALVVFPALSAMRLFKSFFSVTVAAGIISVLCSLTGILIAILAGTPVGSTIVAMDIMVFGIICLISLIRDKRV is encoded by the coding sequence ATGCCTGAATTACTTGACAAGCTCTTCTTCTACCTGGATTTCCCGTTTGTGCGCTATGCGATTATCGTGGGCGTTCTCGTTTCGCTGTGTTCGTCGCTCCTGGGCGTCACCCTTGTGCTCAAGCGCTATTCCTATATTGGCGACGGCCTTTCTCACGTGGCCTTCGGCGCGCTTTCGATTGCAGCCGTCCTCAAGGTAACCAACAACATGCTGATTATTCTCCCGATTACCATCGCAGTCGCCGTACTGCTTTTGTGCTCGGGCAAAAAGGCAAAAGTCAAGGGCGATGCCGCCATCGCCATGGTATCGGTGGGAGCGCTCGCTATCGGTTACTTGCTCATGAATATTTTCTCTACGTCGGCAAATATTTCGGGCGACGTGTGCACCACGCTTTTCGGCTCTACATCGATTCTCACGCTCAAGGTAGAAGAAGTCTACCTTTGCGTGGCACTTTCCATTGCTGTTCTTACCGTATTCGTTATTTTCTACCATAAAATTTTTGCAATCACCTTTGACGAAAATTTCGCCCAGGCGACAGGCGTGCGCGTGATGCTTTACAACATCCTCGTTGCCGTGATTATCGCCGTCATCATTGTTCTCGCCATGAACCTGGTGGGCGCCTTGCTGGTGTCTGCCTTGGTCGTATTTCCGGCCCTTTCGGCCATGCGTCTTTTCAAGAGCTTTTTCTCGGTAACCGTTGCCGCAGGCATTATCTCGGTCTTGTGCTCGCTTACCGGAATCTTGATTGCCATTTTGGCAGGGACGCCTGTGGGTTCGACCATCGTGGCCATGGACATCATGGTGTTCGGAATCATTTGCCTTATCAGCCTGATTCGCGATAAAAGAGTTTAA